The Mercenaria mercenaria strain notata chromosome 10, MADL_Memer_1, whole genome shotgun sequence genome contains a region encoding:
- the LOC123560332 gene encoding gamma-glutamylaminecyclotransferase C-like produces MTLFLIFVYGTLKSGEPNYNLMQNETSGVCIPRGVANTKEKYSLVVASRYNIPYLLVKHGAGHNVQGEMYEVDDAQLELLGKLESHPKLYMRKDVVLTRNRDDPSSREDFTAQAYFLVNFRPHLLDLPMLESYKDMIDGKKYSKHKDRDVQAPLWWYEIHTEYEQKI; encoded by the exons ATGACGTTGTTTTTGATATTTGTGTATGGGACATTAAAATCCGGTGAACCAAACTATAATTTGATGCAAAATGAGACAAGCGGTGTGTGCATACCACGTGGAGTTGCTAACACAAAAGAGAAATATTCCCTTGTAGTGGCATCTAGATATAACATACCGTACTTACTGGTTAAACATGGAGCAGGGCAT AATGTTCAAGGAGAAATGTATGAAGTTGATGATGCTCAGTTAGAACTACTTGGCAAATTAGAGTCTCATCCAAAATTGTACATGCGAAAAGATGTTGTCTTAACCAGAAACAGAGATGACCCCAGTTCACGGGAGGACTTTACGGCACAGGCTTACTTTCTTGTGAACTTCAGGCCCCATTTACTTGATCTTCCAATGCTGGAGAGTTATAAAGACATGATTGATGGGAAAAAGTATAGCAAACACAAGGATCGTGATGTTCAAGCTCCCCTGTGGTGGTACGAAATACATACTGAATATGAACAAAAAATATAA